A genome region from Cardiocondyla obscurior isolate alpha-2009 linkage group LG14, Cobs3.1, whole genome shotgun sequence includes the following:
- the LOC139108213 gene encoding uncharacterized protein, producing the protein MTDVSTIEERYKKIQNYTEKAEKLCNYFHEAHEENIGGKCNELLYTTLTEYDKLTIAINRLQVIYGSATQKRGLIDFVGKAGKALFGLMDVDDEKQIAEQLEILHSQQQTLQHIAKNQIKILNTTIGHIRETESKMDQHIKNLANATAAVSWKIDQITRRLYALDFVSIVRILITDTLNDVHDITDFLTHSKSDMLNLRLFPLEKILAELKEAAEKLRRGNHFPFRINEQSWYNIHKYAEISAYYKGNAIITIIKLPIVGYENFEVMRVTAIPVYSGENIFNVINNDNEIIAFDKENNNYLKLTATELEKCKRSDKQYVCTQSHPIYHAKANAPCEIQALTRPDRQPTQCKTRHLLSRATIWISVHEAQSWIFSTTEEQEIQIFCLNHPRNIINIKNTGKLTIFGECQVITADISIRTKSVHESHIITRLLAYNLTLDRKNIILRNLKLKQNELQGETIISNPRELQQLTNSLDELDDKVDKVNEIPMHKILVYSTSGGTFLITITIIIIITIAIVKKYNRNKTPALPPRTLKPKAKNSAATEIEEA; encoded by the coding sequence ATGACAGATGTCTCAACTATCGAAGAGCGAtacaagaaaatacaaaattacacggaaaaagcagaaaaactCTGCAATTACTTCCATGAGGCACATGAAGAAAACATAGGTGGCAAGTGCAACGAGCTACTATACACAACGCTCACCGAATACGACAAATTAACAATTGCAATAAACCGGCTGCAAGTTATATATGGGTCCGCAACACAAAAAAGAGGTCTAATTGATTTCGTCGGGAAAGCGGGAAAAGCATTATTTGGCCTGATGGACGTAGACGACGAGAAACAAATCGCGGAACAACTAGAAATACTACACTCGCAACAACAAACTTTGCAACATATCGcaaaaaatcagataaaaattctgaacACAACGATAGGTCACATCCGAGAAACAGAAAGTAAGATGGaccaacatattaaaaatctagctAACGCGACAGCGGCAGTGAGCTGGAAAATCGACCAGATAACACGCCGACTGTACGCATTAGATTTCGTGTCTATCGTAAGAATATTGATCACAGACACATTAAATGATGTGCACGACATCACGGATTTCTTGACACATTCAAAATCCGACATGCTAAATCTGCGGTTATTCCCGTTAGAAAAAATACTAGCGGAGCTAAAGGAAGCCgcagaaaaattaagaagggGGAATCACTTCCCATTTCGTATCAACGAACAAAGTTGGTACAATATCCACAAATACGCAGAGATCAGCGCGTATTACAAAGGAAAtgcaataataacaattataaaactCCCGATAGTGggatatgaaaattttgaagtaATGCGAGTCACAGCAATTCCCGTGTATAGTGGTGAAAACATATTCAACGTCATAAACAACGACAATGAAATAATCGCTTtcgacaaagaaaataataactaccTAAAATTAACCGCGACCGAGTTAGAAAAATGCAAACGCAGCGACAAACAGTACGTGTGCACTCAGAGCCATCCAATATATCACGCAAAGGCAAATGCCCCGTGCGAAATACAAGCACTCACGAGACCGGATCGACAACCGACGCAGTGCAAAACCCGACACCTCCTATCAAGAGCGACCATATGGATCTCCGTACACGAAGCCCAATCATGGATATTCTCAACTACGGAAGAACAGGAGAtccaaatattttgtttaaaccaCCCcaggaatattattaacattaaaaacaCCGGTAAACTTACTATTTTCGGCGAATGTCAGGTAATAACAGCTGACATATCAATACGAACCAAAAGCGTGCATGAATCACACATAATAACACGCTTACTTGCATACAACCTGACACTCGACcgaaaaaacattatattaagaaatctCAAATTAAAGCAGAATGAGTTACAAGGCGAAACAATTATATCTAACCCGCGAGAACTACAACAATTAACGAATAGCCTCGACGAGTTAGACGACAAAGTAGACAAGGTAAACGAAATACCTATGCATAAAATACTTGTATACTCTACCAGCGGCGGTACATTCCTCATAACAATAACcatcattataattataaccatcgcaatagttaaaaaatataatagaaataaaactcCTGCCCTTCCGCCACGAACGCTAAAACCAAAGGCAAAAAACTCCGCTGCGACGGAGATCGAAGAagcataa